A DNA window from Streptomyces asoensis contains the following coding sequences:
- a CDS encoding VWA domain-containing protein, with protein sequence MNEPVPHAVPDDNRRQVLYWRLLARLFDPEEQPGLESVSLAVVEDIGLPPALLDPQTAVDSIVQRHPELEAEFDGLMTPEAEAADRDGGTATEAEAEADTGSGGRGARDRAAEVRRAALVSKVLLNVFSTGSGAVSAGQLSRWQGDAGWLERALGCRPGELRSGRGPASDGGLLPALGPELGAIEADLVRRMHLREVLADPALAARLTPSMSLIEQLLRDKNNLSGVALANAKALIRRFVDEVAEVLRTQVEKATVGELDRSVPPKRVFRNLDLDRTIWKNLTNYSPEEERLFVDRLYYRHTVRRTTPQRLVVVVDQSGSMVDSMVNCTILASIFAGLPKVDVHLIAYDTRAIDLTPWVHEPFEVLLRTKLGGGNDGPVAMAMARPKIAEPKNTALVWISDFYEFDRSQPLFEGIEEVHRSGVRFIPVGSVTSSGRQEVNPWFRERFKALGTPVISGHIGKLVHELKTFLT encoded by the coding sequence ATGAACGAGCCCGTGCCGCACGCCGTGCCCGACGACAACCGGCGCCAGGTCCTCTACTGGCGGCTGCTGGCCCGTCTCTTCGACCCCGAGGAGCAGCCCGGACTGGAATCGGTGAGCCTCGCCGTCGTGGAGGACATCGGGCTGCCGCCCGCGCTGCTGGACCCGCAGACCGCCGTCGACTCCATCGTCCAGCGCCACCCGGAACTGGAGGCCGAGTTCGACGGCCTGATGACCCCCGAGGCCGAGGCCGCCGACCGGGACGGCGGTACGGCCACCGAAGCCGAAGCCGAAGCCGACACCGGGTCCGGGGGCCGTGGGGCGCGGGACCGGGCGGCGGAGGTGCGGCGCGCCGCCCTCGTCTCCAAGGTGCTGCTCAACGTCTTCTCCACCGGCTCGGGCGCCGTCAGCGCCGGACAGCTCTCCCGCTGGCAGGGCGACGCCGGCTGGCTGGAGCGGGCGCTCGGCTGCCGTCCGGGGGAGCTGCGCAGCGGCCGCGGCCCGGCGTCCGACGGTGGGCTCCTCCCCGCGCTCGGTCCCGAACTCGGCGCCATCGAGGCGGACCTCGTCCGCCGCATGCACCTGCGCGAGGTCCTGGCCGACCCCGCGCTGGCGGCACGGCTCACCCCGAGCATGTCGCTGATCGAGCAACTGCTGCGGGACAAGAACAACCTCTCCGGGGTCGCCCTGGCCAACGCCAAGGCGCTGATACGCCGCTTCGTCGACGAGGTCGCCGAAGTACTGCGTACCCAGGTGGAGAAGGCCACGGTCGGTGAGCTGGACCGCTCGGTCCCGCCCAAGCGCGTGTTCCGCAACCTCGACCTCGACCGCACCATCTGGAAGAACCTCACCAACTACAGTCCGGAAGAGGAACGCCTCTTCGTCGACCGCCTCTACTACCGCCACACCGTCCGCCGCACGACACCGCAGCGGCTCGTCGTGGTCGTGGACCAGTCGGGCTCGATGGTCGACTCCATGGTCAACTGCACGATCCTGGCGTCGATCTTCGCGGGTCTGCCCAAGGTGGACGTGCACCTGATCGCGTACGACACCCGCGCCATCGATCTCACCCCCTGGGTGCACGAGCCGTTCGAAGTGCTGCTGCGGACCAAGCTGGGCGGCGGGAACGACGGTCCGGTCGCCATGGCCATGGCCCGGCCGAAGATCGCCGAGCCCAAGAACACGGCGCTGGTGTGGATCTCGGACTTCTACGAGTTCGACCGCTCCCAGCCGTTGTTCGAGGGCATCGAGGAGGTCCACCGCTCCGGCGTCCGGTTCATCCCCGTCGGCTCGGTGACCAGCTCCGGACGGCAGGAGGTCAACCCCTGGTTCCGGGAACGGTTCAAGGCTCTCGGCACACCGGTGATCTCCGGTCACATCGGCAAGCTCGTCCACGAACTCAAGACGTTCCTGACCTGA